In Topomyia yanbarensis strain Yona2022 chromosome 2, ASM3024719v1, whole genome shotgun sequence, one DNA window encodes the following:
- the LOC131680940 gene encoding uncharacterized protein LOC131680940, translated as MVATVKACELDDYLYNVSLLQELVDRLPPMIKLNWAVHRQSLERSTLILFRYVPVILHGPESMIYSYAFLDDRSSLTLLENELATELMLEGTSHPLCLRWTADTCRYENSSTLVSLEISGVQNSESKYRLTDVHTVKELKLPSQPLTFDELSKKHGYLEGLPIDSYIDVRPRILIGINNWRVGHILDSRESGETDLIAAKTRLGWMLHGSYTGRRIPKGYMTHHSYAVCTNAIQNDDDLHNTVKSFFSLDSLGIMQPSKSVTSSEDERALTMMRALTVQKGNRYQTGLLWKFDDVRLPNNKSMAMRRFHYLERKMANEPRLAESLKAMIEDYIKKGYARRLYPDEIKEQHYRVWYLPMFPVFNPNKPGKLRIVWDAAAAVNDVSLNSVLMKGPDQLTELPSVLYRFREHPVAIGGDIREMFHQVLINETDQQYQRFLWRSDARQNNPDVYVLTVMSFGATCSPSCAQ; from the exons ATGGTAGCCACTGTAAAAGCTTGCGAGTTAGACGACTACCTTTATAATGTGTCACTGCTTCAGGAATTGGTTGATCGCCTGCCACCGATGATCAAGCTTAATTGGGCTGTACATCGACAGTCACTCGAGCGGTCGACTCTAA TACTGTTTCGTTATGTACCTGTCATCCTGCACGGTCCTGAATCTATGATCTACAGTTATGCATTTCTTGACGATAGATCATCTTTAACATTGCTCGAGAACGAGCTAGCTACAGAGCTCATGCTTGAAGGAACTTCGCATCCGCTTTGCTTACGCTGGACTGCGGACACTTGTCGTTATGAGAACTCATCGACCTTGGTCTCCCTGGAGATTTCTGGTGTTCAGAATTCTGAATCCAAGTACCGTTTGACCGACGTCCATACAGTAAAAGAACTTAAGCTTCCTTCGCAACCTTTAACGTTTGACGAACTATCCAAAAAGCATGGCTACTTGGAAGGGCTTCCAATAGACTCATACATCGACGTTCGTCCGAGAATCCTAATAGGAATCAATAATTGGCGAGTGGGACACATATTAGATAGCAGGGAAAGTGGAGAAACGGACCTTATCGCAGCAAAAACTCGACTAGGTTGGATGTTACACGGATCGTATACTGGTAGAAGAATCCCAAAGGGTTATATGACTCATCACAGTTACGCTGTATGCACGAACGCTATTCAAAATGACGATGATCTCCATAACACAGTTAAAAGTTTTTTCTCACTTGATAGTCTTGGAATAATGCAACCTAGCAAATCCGTCACTTCCAGTGAAGATGAACGAGCTCTGACCATGATGCGTGCATTAACTGTTCAAAAGGGAAATCGCTACCAAACAGGACTGCTGTGGAAATTCGACGATGTCAGACTACCGAATAATAAGTCAATGGCAATGAGAAGATTCCATTATCTTGAGCGGAAAATGGCTAACGAGCCGCGACTTGCTGAATCCCTAAAGGCGATGATTGAGGACTATATAAAAAAGGGTTATGCACGAAGGTTATACCCTGATGAGATCAAGGAGCAACATTATAGGGTTTGGTACCTTCcaatgttcccggtattcaacCCAAATAAACCCGGGAAGCTTCGTATCGTGTGGGATGCTGCTGCCGCCGTGAACGATGTTTCACTTAATTCAGTCCTCATGAAAGGACCAGATCAACTAACCGAGCTTCCATCGGTTCTATATAGGTTTCGCGAGCATCCGGTGGCCATTGGAGGAGACATACGCGAGATGTTCCACCAGGTGCTAATTAATGAAACTGATCAGCAGTACCAACGCTTTCTATGGCGTAGTGACGCGAGACAAAACAACCCCGATGTGTACGTGCTGACGGTAATGTCATTTGGGGCTACTTGCTCTCCGAGTTGCGCGCAGTAA